The proteins below come from a single Psychrobacter sp. FDAARGOS_221 genomic window:
- a CDS encoding DUF808 domain-containing protein, which yields MAGGSLLMLLDDISLLMDDVAVMTKVAAKKTAGVLGDDLALNAEQVTGVKPSRELPVVWAVAKGSFINKLILVPGALLISYFIPWLITPLLMMGGLFLCYEGAEKVVHKFWPRLLPHDEEHEARKAANADETVDLVALEKNKVKGAIRTDFILSAEIVVIGLGTLTTASMVDKSIVLSILAIGVTVGIYGLVAGIVKIDDVGLHLMQKPGASDFTKKFGQMLLSAAPKLMKFLSIVGTIAMFLVGGGIIVHGINYLHHAVEDIAHLTGVFEGMSNTLLNGLIGFVIGAIVLTIITMIQKARHAH from the coding sequence ATGGCAGGTGGTAGTTTATTGATGCTACTCGATGATATTAGTTTGCTCATGGACGATGTAGCCGTCATGACTAAGGTGGCTGCGAAAAAAACGGCTGGTGTATTGGGCGATGATTTAGCGCTAAATGCTGAGCAGGTGACTGGTGTTAAGCCAAGCCGTGAGCTGCCAGTGGTATGGGCAGTGGCAAAAGGATCCTTTATTAATAAGTTGATTCTGGTACCTGGGGCATTACTGATTAGCTATTTTATTCCTTGGCTGATTACACCCTTATTGATGATGGGTGGTTTGTTTTTATGCTACGAGGGCGCTGAAAAAGTAGTGCACAAGTTTTGGCCAAGACTATTACCTCACGATGAAGAGCATGAAGCTCGCAAAGCCGCCAATGCTGATGAAACAGTAGACTTGGTTGCTTTAGAGAAGAATAAAGTAAAAGGCGCTATCCGTACTGACTTTATCTTATCTGCCGAAATTGTGGTTATTGGTCTAGGTACCTTAACCACAGCCAGCATGGTTGATAAAAGCATTGTGTTATCGATATTGGCAATTGGTGTGACCGTTGGTATCTACGGCTTAGTAGCAGGTATTGTGAAAATTGATGACGTCGGCTTGCACTTAATGCAAAAGCCAGGTGCTAGCGACTTTACTAAGAAGTTTGGTCAGATGTTACTTTCAGCTGCTCCTAAACTGATGAAGTTTTTGTCTATTGTGGGTACCATCGCGATGTTCTTAGTTGGTGGCGGTATTATTGTGCACGGCATCAACTACTTACATCATGCCGTTGAAGACATTGCACATTTGACCGGTGTGTTTGAAGGAATGTCTAACACCCTATTAAATGGTCTAATCGGCTTTGTGATTGGTGCTATTGTATTGACCATCATAACCATGATACAAAAAGCGCGTCATGCGCATTAA
- a CDS encoding Rne/Rng family ribonuclease: MKRILINATHNEEVRVALCKGNHLYDFDLENRTREQKKANIYKGHVTRVEPSLEAVFVEYGSKRQGFLPVREIASEYLSGNPREENIRKLIKEGDELIVQVEKEERGNKGAALSTYVSLAGRYLVLMPNNPKGGGISRQISGKLREDMKRMLGNLDLPKGMSVIVRTAGIGKTQDDLQHDLNHLLNIWNAIQDQNKKYSSPRLVHQEAGVVTRAVRDYLRDDISEIWIDNEEAFIEAETFIKAVMPTQIEKLRKYTEFEPMFSSFNVERQIETAYQREVRLPSGGSIVIDQTEALVSIDINSAKSTKGADVSETAYHTNLEAADEIARQLRLRDMGGLIVIDFIDMNDNKHQKEVEKRLVEATKYDRARVQFGEISRFGLMEMSRQRLRPSLEESTGYICPRCHGNGMIRDLRSLSLSIMRQIEQTALKERHGEVQAEVPTDIAAFLLNEKRESLVYLEQDSGTRITILPHAHLESPNFNLHFNHHGFAPASYERVTDTQQQETSALGYDVDWQTAESERPEQQPVRQPRQKDNKTQSNTAQAHTPASKANKPANTTGAIANPQLPPTAAQNTATAPAAEAAKPAAVAWLSNLFAPTPQAQMASTVSSADAAQAIEAIVNTGAQSRGAFGQVAAPIVATQEQAQATTAQSNNKSADNKNDSGSDAKDDNRSDNKSSSDSDKDRRRPRNNRSRHKNDKRSKPDNRRRSPEKDDKKSDSSVDANKSTQEASSSKDLPRREPNSKRDSRGPIERGEAKQPGKSNGNDQDSRGQRHSKSDQHKSDNNKDNAAQGNDRNIDPNEVNLRVTEAEVTLKKPEVVHISLDDAKDSAKDESKAEAKTESKATTKSDAQSASEQQPAQAKSETKQDASKETAKQADVEASKQSTTSSDKADVTDSSSNKVTKSEADATAAEQKQAKPEQAVTATDAESSADNNAVQQSNEQPAAKLADSAPAQASTDANSSEATEATEATEADNDAATLSFDVSSLFADRYVAAKKFGKAANDPRVIKASLQRQISEQASATPAAEPVTAKITGSVGQFIHTHLAQPRMRLAKDGVIACFLAALNAHKETSGSQAKPAAKTSEASAAAAESLQAFSFVNYGYQSLSPSYLQRFAEMTSAVAAHNVAQGKTEVAPTPIGARAANDPRGQHPDYTPPVTSDDGEDSADDAKAKADSVEADVNATATQSESAAAQPSPAQAMADLLKLNVGNFISKVLGQEGDDMVTSGQTEAAFLKALRQPWDVLISVAQSVDTKVPEAVVDAPKAKANAVDNDSLQQSDDNDVSIEPTPLEVAAEKQEDANDTADTEAEQPQQSAGTSNKTSIETYKSMIENISEQLLPQTGLLNLTSPKVPKARSRKAKDDGKKPTSTPASDESSDSDS; this comes from the coding sequence ATGAAACGCATACTTATTAACGCCACTCACAACGAAGAAGTTCGTGTTGCCCTTTGTAAAGGCAATCACCTTTATGACTTCGATCTTGAAAACCGTACGCGTGAGCAGAAAAAAGCCAACATCTACAAAGGTCACGTCACCCGTGTAGAACCCTCACTAGAAGCGGTATTTGTTGAATACGGCTCAAAGCGTCAAGGTTTCTTACCCGTTCGTGAAATTGCCAGTGAATATTTATCAGGCAACCCACGCGAAGAAAACATCCGTAAATTAATCAAAGAAGGCGATGAGCTCATCGTTCAAGTTGAAAAAGAAGAGCGTGGTAATAAAGGCGCTGCTCTATCAACTTACGTCTCTTTGGCCGGCCGCTACTTGGTATTAATGCCAAATAATCCTAAAGGCGGCGGTATCTCTCGTCAAATCTCAGGCAAGCTACGTGAAGACATGAAGCGCATGCTGGGTAATTTAGATTTACCGAAAGGCATGAGCGTTATCGTACGTACTGCTGGTATCGGCAAAACCCAAGACGATTTGCAGCATGATTTAAACCATCTGCTTAATATCTGGAACGCCATTCAAGACCAAAACAAAAAATACAGCTCACCACGCCTAGTGCATCAAGAAGCCGGTGTGGTCACTCGTGCCGTGCGTGACTATTTACGTGATGACATTAGCGAAATCTGGATTGATAACGAAGAAGCGTTTATTGAAGCTGAAACCTTTATCAAAGCAGTGATGCCAACTCAGATCGAAAAGCTGCGTAAGTACACCGAATTTGAGCCAATGTTCTCAAGCTTTAATGTTGAACGTCAAATTGAAACCGCTTATCAACGCGAAGTACGCCTACCCTCTGGCGGCTCAATTGTTATCGACCAAACCGAAGCATTGGTATCGATTGATATTAACTCAGCCAAATCTACCAAAGGTGCTGATGTTTCAGAAACTGCCTATCACACCAACTTAGAAGCGGCTGACGAAATCGCACGTCAATTACGTCTACGTGATATGGGCGGCTTGATTGTTATCGACTTTATCGATATGAATGACAATAAGCATCAAAAAGAAGTCGAAAAACGCTTGGTTGAAGCTACTAAATACGACCGTGCACGCGTTCAGTTTGGTGAGATTTCACGCTTTGGCTTGATGGAAATGAGCCGTCAACGCTTACGTCCTTCTTTAGAAGAATCAACCGGTTATATCTGCCCACGCTGTCATGGCAATGGCATGATTCGTGATTTGCGCTCGTTATCTTTGTCTATCATGCGTCAGATTGAACAGACTGCCTTAAAAGAGCGTCATGGCGAAGTTCAAGCGGAAGTACCGACTGATATCGCCGCTTTCTTATTGAATGAAAAACGTGAAAGTTTGGTTTATTTAGAACAAGACAGTGGCACACGTATTACCATCTTGCCACACGCGCACTTAGAATCACCAAACTTTAATCTGCACTTTAACCATCATGGCTTTGCACCTGCCAGTTATGAGCGTGTTACCGATACTCAGCAGCAAGAAACCAGTGCGTTAGGCTATGATGTAGACTGGCAGACCGCTGAATCAGAACGTCCAGAACAGCAGCCGGTGCGTCAGCCGCGTCAAAAAGACAATAAGACTCAAAGCAATACAGCGCAAGCACATACGCCTGCAAGCAAGGCGAACAAGCCTGCCAATACCACAGGTGCGATTGCTAATCCGCAGCTACCGCCAACTGCCGCTCAAAACACGGCAACCGCACCAGCAGCTGAAGCGGCCAAACCTGCAGCTGTGGCTTGGTTATCAAACTTATTTGCACCAACCCCACAAGCTCAAATGGCCTCAACTGTGAGCAGTGCTGATGCGGCACAAGCGATCGAAGCCATTGTTAATACTGGCGCGCAAAGCCGTGGCGCTTTCGGTCAAGTTGCTGCGCCAATCGTCGCAACCCAAGAGCAAGCTCAAGCCACTACTGCTCAGTCGAATAACAAGTCAGCTGACAATAAAAATGACAGTGGTAGCGATGCTAAAGATGACAATCGCTCGGATAATAAGAGCAGCAGTGACTCAGATAAAGATCGTCGCCGCCCTCGCAACAACCGAAGCCGTCATAAAAATGACAAACGCAGCAAGCCAGACAACCGTCGTCGCAGCCCAGAAAAAGACGACAAAAAGTCGGATAGCTCAGTAGACGCTAACAAGTCGACTCAAGAGGCCTCATCAAGCAAAGACTTACCAAGACGCGAGCCAAACAGCAAACGCGACTCACGTGGTCCAATTGAGCGTGGTGAAGCCAAGCAGCCAGGCAAGTCTAATGGCAATGATCAAGACTCTCGTGGTCAACGCCATTCAAAATCTGATCAACATAAGTCTGATAACAATAAAGACAATGCCGCTCAAGGTAATGACCGCAATATTGATCCTAATGAGGTCAACCTACGCGTCACCGAAGCAGAAGTCACTCTGAAAAAACCAGAAGTGGTACACATCTCATTGGATGACGCGAAAGACAGCGCTAAAGACGAGTCTAAAGCAGAGGCTAAAACTGAATCAAAAGCGACAACCAAGTCAGACGCTCAGTCAGCATCAGAGCAGCAACCAGCTCAAGCTAAGTCTGAGACTAAGCAAGATGCTAGCAAAGAAACTGCTAAACAGGCTGATGTAGAGGCTAGCAAGCAGTCTACCACTAGTAGCGATAAAGCAGACGTCACTGACAGCAGCTCTAATAAAGTGACTAAGTCAGAAGCAGACGCTACCGCAGCTGAGCAAAAGCAGGCCAAGCCAGAGCAAGCAGTGACAGCAACTGACGCTGAATCAAGTGCTGATAACAATGCTGTTCAGCAATCAAATGAGCAGCCAGCTGCTAAACTAGCTGACTCAGCCCCTGCTCAGGCTAGCACTGATGCTAATAGCTCAGAAGCCACAGAAGCCACAGAAGCCACAGAAGCAGACAACGATGCTGCCACGTTAAGCTTCGATGTCTCAAGTCTGTTTGCTGATCGTTATGTCGCAGCCAAGAAGTTTGGTAAAGCGGCCAACGACCCTCGTGTGATTAAAGCGTCACTGCAGCGTCAAATCAGTGAGCAAGCATCCGCTACTCCAGCAGCTGAGCCTGTGACTGCCAAAATCACTGGCTCTGTGGGTCAGTTTATTCACACCCACTTAGCACAACCACGCATGCGTCTGGCCAAAGATGGGGTGATTGCTTGTTTCCTAGCGGCATTAAATGCGCACAAAGAAACTTCAGGCTCACAAGCTAAGCCTGCTGCTAAAACCTCAGAAGCTTCAGCGGCAGCAGCAGAGTCATTGCAGGCGTTTAGCTTTGTGAACTACGGCTACCAGTCTTTATCGCCGAGCTACTTACAGCGCTTTGCGGAGATGACGTCAGCAGTAGCGGCGCATAATGTGGCGCAGGGTAAAACAGAAGTGGCACCTACCCCAATAGGAGCACGTGCCGCTAATGACCCACGTGGACAACATCCTGATTATACGCCGCCTGTCACTAGTGATGATGGTGAAGACAGCGCTGATGACGCGAAAGCCAAGGCAGATAGCGTAGAAGCTGATGTTAACGCCACAGCTACTCAGTCAGAGTCGGCTGCTGCTCAACCATCGCCTGCACAAGCGATGGCTGACCTACTGAAGCTAAATGTTGGTAACTTCATCAGTAAAGTACTTGGTCAAGAAGGTGACGACATGGTGACATCAGGTCAAACCGAAGCTGCCTTCTTAAAAGCACTGCGTCAACCTTGGGATGTGCTGATATCAGTAGCACAGTCAGTTGATACTAAGGTTCCCGAAGCTGTGGTTGATGCGCCTAAAGCAAAGGCTAATGCTGTTGATAACGACAGCCTGCAGCAGTCTGATGATAACGATGTATCTATCGAGCCTACCCCGTTAGAAGTAGCGGCAGAGAAGCAAGAGGATGCCAATGATACTGCAGATACTGAAGCTGAGCAGCCTCAGCAGTCAGCCGGTACGTCAAATAAAACCAGCATTGAGACTTACAAGAGCATGATCGAGAACATCTCTGAACAGCTACTGCCTCAGACGGGTCTATTGAATCTGACGTCGCCAAAAGTGCCAAAAGCACGCAGTCGCAAGGCTAAAGATGATGGTAAAAAGCCAACATCAACACCGGCAAGCGATGAGTCGTCTGATTCAGACAGCTAA